One genomic region from Drosophila busckii strain San Diego stock center, stock number 13000-0081.31 chromosome 3R, ASM1175060v1, whole genome shotgun sequence encodes:
- the LOC108601295 gene encoding UDP-glucuronosyltransferase 2A3 — protein MNLRWFILLWAWQSVQAANILAVFPFPGRSQYIFAEQYLKTLASSGHQVTVINTFGSNETLSNFKVIGATKIHEILAAYGNADYSQTASQWTVASLTTDFINLLTSCILEDAAVAQLLRSQQTYDLVILETVQCEALFGLAQHFNALTIGISSYGTDRHIDELMGNISPLSCNPLLLSARSARMNFAQRVANVWEAAVGWLHRQWVHLPSQRRLYSQYFPAARRSFEQQLGSFSLMLLGQHHTLSYARAYLPNMIEVGGMHLRQSKPLPAQLAEFIAQADAGVIYFSMGSNIKSADLPPATLQLLLQTFGQLQQRVLWKFEAEHLSNKPDNVLIDKWFPQTDILAHANVKLFITHGGLLSCIESIYYGKPLLGLPVFYDQHANVQRAQDAGYGLGLELWTLNGTQLQQTINELITNSSYRRAAELRSQLYRDQLETPLQRAIWWTEYVLRHKGAAHLAAPARDLNLVQLHSLDSWGLICGAASLIALIILISLIALLKCLSYLRTKTAAKAKTQ, from the exons ATGAATTTACGCTGGTTTATActattgtgggcgtggcagagcGTGCAAGCTGCTAATATATTAGCGGTGTTTCCATTTCCAGGAAGAtcacaatatatatttgctgagCAGTATTTAAAAACGCTGGCGAGCAGTGGTCATCAGGTGACggtaataaatacatttggcAGCAATGAAACGTTGAGCAACTTTAAGGTTATAggagcaacaaaaatacatgAAATATTAGCAG CCTATGGCAATGCGGACTACAGCCAAACGGCCAGCCAATGGACAGTGGCAAGCTTAACAACGgactttattaatttgttaactagCTGCATACTAGAAGATGCAGCAgtagcgcagctgctgcgcagtCAACAAACCTACGATTTGGTTATATTGGAAACTGTGCAGTGTGAAGCGCTATTCGGTTTAGCGCAGCATTTCAACGCGCTAACCATTGGCATTAGCAGCTATGGCACAGATCGGCATATAGACGAGCTTATGGGCAATATATCGCCGCTGAGCTGCaatccgctgctgctgtctgcgcGCAGTGCACGCATGAACTTTGCGCAGCGTGTGGCCAACGTTTGGGAAGCAGCTGTTGGTTGGCTGCATCGCCAGTGGGTGCATTTGCCCAGTCAGCGGCGTTTGTATAGTCAATACTTTCCAGCAGCCAGACGCagctttgagcagcagctgggcaGCTTCTCGCTAATGCTGCTGGGTCAGCATCACACGCTGAGCTATGCACGCGCTTATTTGCCCAATATGATTGAAGTGGGTGGCATGCATTTGCGCCAGTCTAAGCCGCTGCCAGCGCAACTAGCTGAGTTTATAGCGCAAGCTGATGCTGGAGTTATATACTTTAGCATGGGCAGCAATATAAAAAGCGCAGATTTGCCGCCAGCtacgctgcagttgctgctgcaaacttttggccaactgcagcagcgtgtGCTATGGAAATTTGAAGCAGAACATCTTAGCAATAAGCCGGACAATGTTTTAATTGACAAATGGTTTCCACAAACTGATATTTTAGCGCATGCAAATGTTAAGCTGTTTATAACACATGGCGGACTGCTAAGCTGCATTGAAAGCATTTACTATGGCAAACCGCTGCTGGGATTACCTGTGTTCTATGATCAGCATGCGAATGTGCAGCGTGCGCAAGATGCGGGCTATGGTTTGGGTCTGGAGCTATGGACACTCAATGgcacgcagctgcagcaaactaTAAACGAACTtataacaaacagcagctatAGGCGCGCAGCTGAGCTTAGATCGCAGCTTTATAGAGATCAGTTGGAGACGCCGCTGCAGCGCGCCATCTGGTGGACAGAGTATGTACTACGACACAAGGGCGCAGCGCATTTGGCAGCGCCAGCACGCGATTTAAATCTAGTGCAGCTACATAGCCTAGACAGCTGGGGTTTGATTTGTGGCGCTGCTAGTTTAATTGCACTAATTATATTGATAAGCTTAATAGCGCTACTCAAATGCTTGAGCTATTTGAGAACTAAAACTGCTGCTAAAGCAAAGACGCAGTAA
- the LOC108602495 gene encoding UDP-glucuronosyltransferase 2B15: MLRRNANALLLPLLLLLLLLQLSSLQADNILAVFGYAFSSPYLLVTPYINALVAKGHRVTLLTASKHMPLLPGVQHIRISSLDRQMEELKENPILDVDFSSKWAVASVIAEWYFNSSQHILSDAGVQSLLQDTQAHYDMVIVQAALTDALYGFAQHFNASLVGISAFGTAWNIDYLSGNKAPSIYEPMSSEGYSHAGQGFYERLKNWIFISEEWLLERFVYLPAQLQLYKRYFNRSAEQLYSIRRNFSLMLVNQHFSLGRAKSNGPNVIEVAGMHMNQPEKQLPESLQRFVEQAPHGVILLSMGIHATESCLPPNLSTTLAQSLAQLKQRVVWRTELSSLPNMSSNIYLMQQLPQRELLAHPNVKLFITHGGVLSIIEAAYSAVPMLCLPLYYDQFANAERMRHAGVALVGDALQLTVESLRADVEQLLQNPRYQQNANELSRRLQDQPMSPLDNAVWWTEYVLRHKGAPHMRLSEQDMSFMQYYSLDIFSVLLGRIGLAILIVTCVGLKLGSFLLNRLHFRLSVPAHI, translated from the exons ATGTTAAGGCGCAATGCCAAcgctttgttgctgccgctgctgctgttgctgttgctgctgcaattgtcgAGCCTGCAGGCTGATAATATCTTAGCCGTGTTTGGTTATGCATTTTCATCGCCTTATCTGCTGGTCACGCCATATATCAATGCGCTGGTGGCAAAAGGTCATCGGGTCACGCTGCTAACTGCATCCAAGCacatgccgctgctgccgggCGTGCAACACATACGCATCAGTAGTCTGGATAGACAAATGGAAG AGCTGAAAGAGAATCCGATACTTGATGTGGACTTCAGCTCCAAATGGGCGGTGGCCTCTGTGATAGCTGAATGGTACTTTAACTCCTCGCAGCACATACTGAGCGATGCGGGcgtgcagtcgctgctgcaggaTACGCAGGCGCACTACGACATGGTGATAGTGCAGGCGGCACTAACAGACGCGCTCTATGGCTTTGCACAGCATTTCAATGCATCGCTGGTGGGCATTTCGGCATTTGGCACTGCATGGAACATTGACTATTTGTCTGGCAATAAAGCGCCAAGCATATATGAGCCCATGTCATCGGAGGGCTACAGTCATGCTGGGCAGGGCTTCTATGAGAGGCTAAAGAACTGGATATTCATATCAGAGGAATGGCTGCTCGAACGTTTCGTCTATCTGCccgctcagctgcagctgtacaAACGCTACTTTAATCGCTCCGCTGAGCAACTGTACAGCATACGGCGTAATTTTTCGCTGATGCTGGTTAACCAGCATTTTAGTCTTGGCCGCGCCAAGTCCAATGGCCCCAATGTCATTGAAGTCGCGGGCATGCATATGAATCAGCCCGAAAAGCAGTTGCCCGAGTCGCTGCAGCGCTTTGTTGAGCAAGCGCCGCATGGCGTCATATTGTTGTCAATGGGCATTCATGCCACAGAGTCGTGTTTGCCACCAAATTTAAGCACAACGCTGGCGCAGAGCTTGGCTCAGCTAAAGCAGCGCGTGGTGTGGCGCACTGAGCTCAGCTCGCTGCCCAATATGTccagcaatatttatttaatgcagcagctgccgcagcgcGAGCTGCTAGCTCATCCCAATGTTAAACTGTTCATTACACATGGCGGAGTGCTGAGCATTATCGAAGCTGCTTATAGCGCTGTGCCCATGCTATGTTTACCACTGTACTACGATCAGTTTGCCAATGCCGAGCGCATGCGTCACGCAGGCGTCGCTTTGGTTGGCGATGCACTGCAACTTACAGTGGAGTCACTTCGCGCTGatgtggagcagctgctgcaaaatcCACGCTATCAGCAAAATGCCAATGAACTCTCCCGCAGACTGCAAGATCAGCCCATGAGTCCGCTGGACAACGCCGTCTGGTGGACCGAGTACGTGTTGCGGCACAAGGGCGCGCCTCATATGCGTCTCTCAGAGCAGGACATGTCCTTTATGCAATACTACAGCCTGGACATTTTCTCAGTGCTCTTGGGACGCATTGGACttgccattttaattgttacatGTGTTGGCCTCAAACTTGGCAGCTTTCTATTAAATCGTTTGCATTTTCGCCTCAGCGTGCCCGCGCATATCTGa
- the LOC108602207 gene encoding UDP-glucuronosyltransferase 2B15, protein MQPQRLLFSCLTLWSLWSAAWTARILLVFPYDFPSQCMLLTPYIRALVERGHELTLIHAFNNCDVVHEVHAIYAKDRQFKINDWFEHEVTPSISKFGQLASLLKYLVKMHLNVLEDPQVQQLMRSGVSYDLFIIEPSYTDALFGLAAHFNATAMGLATCGADWNMDGLVGYKSSSALETISSSISFKPDAGLLDQLYNWMQISEEWLLQQLIFLPQLRSVHTHFFGHLAQSFEQNRQSFSLILLNQHFSLFESRANVPGMVEVGGMHVPKQLPALAPQLARFIAEAEHGVVYISLGNELQSKDLSAKTLQVLLHTFESLPQRVIWRFETEATPNASSNIYFGQWLPQQAILAHPNLRLFINHGGMLSIIEAAHYGKPMLGLPLFFDQARNVERLVLEGTALSLDINALTKHSFDHALRQLLCQPQYRLRAQALSQRVRDVPLHPLDSAIYWTEYVLRYKGAAHMRVSSANIKLTDYYCLDHLLIIFVRFGLIFLLVVYILFKLKSYSHRHIYFGLN, encoded by the exons atgcagccGCAGCGTTTGCTGTTCAGCTGCCTAACGCTGTGGAGCTTGTGGTCAGCCGCTTGGACGGCACGCATTCTGCTAGTGTTTCCCTATGACTTTCCATCCCAGTGCATGCTGCTTACGCCTTATATACGAGCGCTGGTTGAACGCGGACATGAACTGACGCTGATTCATGCTTTTAACAACTGCGATGTGGTCCATGAAGTGCATGCTATATATGCTAAAGATcgtcaatttaaaataaatg atTGGTTTGAGCATGAGGTGACGCCTTCAATTAGCAAGTTTGGTCAGCTTGCTTCCTTACTCAAATATTTGGTTAAAATGCATCTGAATGTGCTGGAAGATccgcaagtgcagcagctaatGCGCTCAGGCGTAAGCTACGATTTGTTCATAATAGAGCCTTCGTATACGGACGCGCTGTTTGGACTGGCAGCGCATTTCAATGCCACCGCTATGGGTTTGGCCACCTGCGGTGCTGATTGGAATATGGATGGCTTGGTGGGCTACAAGTCTAGCTCTGCGCTGGAAACTATAAGCTCCAGCATAAGCTTTAAGCCGGATGCTGGTTTACTGGATCAGCTATACAACTGGATGCAAATCTCGGAGgagtggctgctgcagcagctaatcTTTCTACCCCAGCTGCGTTCGGTGCACACGCATTTCTTTGGCCATTTGGCGCAGAGCTTTGAGCAGAATAGACAAAGTTTTTCTTTGATACTGCTCAATCAGCACTTTAGTCTGTTCGAGTCGCGCGCTAATGTGCCAGGCATGGTTGAAGTGGGCGGCATGCATGTGCCCAAGCAGCTGCCTGCGCTGGCGCCGCAGCTGGCGCGCTTCATAGCTGAAGCAGAGCATGGCGTCGTCTACATTTCGCTTGGCAATGAGCTGCAGAGCAAGGATTTGAGCGCCAAGACgttgcaagtgctgctgcaTACATTCGAGTCGCTGCCACAGCGCGTCATATGGAGATTTGAGACCGAAGCTACAcccaatgccagcagcaacatctacTTTGGCCAATGGCTGCCACAGCAGGCAATACTAGCGCATCCCAATCTACGCTTGTTTATCAATCATGGCGGCATGCTGAGCATCATTGAGGCTGCGCATTATGGCAAACCAATGCTGGGACTGCCGCTGTTTTTCGATCAAGCGCGCAATGTTGAGCGCTTGGTGCTGGAGGGCACCGCACTTAGCCTGGACATCAATGCGCTGACCAAACACAGCTTTGATCATGCGCTCAGGCAGCTGCTGTGCCAGCCGCAGTATCGGCTGCGTGCTCAGGCGCTGTCGCAACGCGTGCGGGATGTGCCGCTGCATCCGCTGGACAGTGCCATCTACTGGACGGAGTATGTGCTGCGCTATAAAGGAGCTGCCCATATGCGTGTGTCCAGCGCCAATATCAAGCTCACGGACTATTATTGCCTCGATCATCTGCTCATTATATTTGTGCGCTTTGGTTTAATTTTCTtacttgttgtttatattttattcaagctCAAAAGCTACTCACATCGTCATATATACTTCGGCCTAAACTAA
- the LOC117134835 gene encoding UDP-glucuronosyltransferase 2B10-like: MFALKLCVLLSLISLLQGARILAIFPYPGPSQYINVVSYLKALAARGHQVTSVNAFPQKQPVANFSDIPVLEVFNSYEEIIQDLETPRSSWQENNFINDFFMNITKLVLQNANVQRELLPVGKAQFDLIIVEALRIDALYGFAAHFNAPIIGLSTFGTDWNIDELVGNTSPLSYTPLVTAGLSDRMTFSERVHNFVETTIAWLNWQLLYVPQQQQLYAQYFPHVAQQAPLQQLCKNFSLVLLNQHFSLSFARPYVPNMIEVGGLHIAHTPTALPQHMEQFIAGAGEAGVIYFSLGSNIKSKDLPPARRELILNTFASLPQRVLWKFEDDQLPNKPANVLISKWFPQPDILAHANVKLFITHGGLLSTIESIHHGKPLLGLPFFYDQFLNVERAKRAGFGLGLEHATMTAEHTSAVLRSISSKRCLLCGKYCSYSCCCCGK; encoded by the exons atgtttgcgcttaagctgtgtgtgctgctttcGCTCATATCCTTGCTGCAAGGCGCGCGCATTTTGGCTATATTTCCATATCCAGGACCTTCGCAGTATATTAATGTTGTATCCTATCTCAAAGCGTTAGCAGCGCGTGGGCATCAAGTTACTTCAGTCAATGCATTTCCACAAAAGCAGCCAGTTGCAAATTTTAGCGACATACCAGTGCTGGAAGTATTCAATTCATATGAAG AGATTATACAAGATTTGGAAACGCCACGCAGCAGCTGGCAGGAGAACAACTTTATTAACGATTTCTTTATGAATATAACCAAACTTGTGCTGCAGAATGCAAATGTGCAACGCGAGTTGCTACCAGTGGGCAAAGCGCAATTCGATTTGATTATAGTTGAAGCTTTACGCATTGATGCGCTTTATGGCtttgcagcgcattttaaTGCGCCCATCATTGGTCTCTCCACCTTTGGCACTGATTGGAACATTGATGAGCTGGTGGGCAATACATCGCCGCTGTCGTATACTCCTTTAGTAACAGCTGGGCTAAGCGATCGCATGACTTTCAGCGAGCGTGTGCACAACTTTGTGGAAACAACCATCGCCTGGCTcaactggcagctgctgtatgtgccgcagcagcagcagctctatgCGCAGTACTTTCCACATGTCGCGCAGCAggcgccgctgcagcagctgtgcaaAAACTTTTCGCTGGTGCTGCTCAATCAGCATTTCTCGCTTAGCTTTGCGCGTCCGTATGTGCCCAATATGATTGAAGTGGGTGGActgcatattgcgcatacgcccacAGCACTGCCGCAGCATATGGAGCAGTTTATTGCAGGCGCTGGTGAAGCGggtgttatttatttttcgctgGGCAGCAATATCAAAAGCAAGGACTTGCCGCCAGCGCGTCGCGAGCttattttaaacacatttgCCAGCTTGCCGCAGCGTGTGCTTTGGAAATTTGAAGACGATCAGCTGCCCAATAAGCCTGCCAATGTTTTAATCAGCAAATGGTTTCCCCAGCCCGACATCTTAGCTCATGCAAATGTCAAGCTGTTTATAACACACGGCGGTCTGCTGAGCACCATTGAGAGCATACATCATGGCAAACCGCTGCTGGGGCTGCCTTTCTTCTACGATCAGTTTCTGAATGTGGAGCGTGCCAAGCGTGCGGGCTTTGGTTTGGGCCTTGAACACGCCACCATGACCGCTGAGCA